CACGGTGATCGCGCCCGAAACCGATCCGATGTTGACGATGCGTCCCGGTGGATGGCGCGCGCCGTGGCGTGCCCCGAGCAAGGGTAGGAAGGCCCGCGTGACACCGAGCAGACCGAAGAGATTGACCTCGAAGGTCTGCCGGATCTCGTCCAGCGACTGATGCTGAAGTGGACCGGCGAAGCTGACGCCGGCGTTGTTCACCAGCCCCTTCAGGCCCCGCCCGTCCAGGGCCGCCTCGACCACCGCTACCGATTGCTCCACCGCCGCGGCGTCGGTGACGTCGAACAGCAGCGGCGTGAAGGCTTCGCCCCAGGTCGCGCGCAGTTCGTCGGCGTCCGGACTGCGGCGGACGCTGCCGAAGACCCGGTAACCGTGCCGCATCAGGTCCTCCGCGATGGCCTGGCCGATGCCGCTGGACACGCCGGTCACCAGGACGGCGGGCCGGTTCGTGACGGGCGGGGTCATGCCGGTTCCGCGATCTTGAGGATCAGCTTGCCCGGATTCTTGCCGCTGAACAGCGTCGGCAGGAGATCGGGGGCCTTTTCAAAGCCCTCGACCATGTTTTCCTCGACATGCAGCTTGCCCTCGGCCACCCAGCGGCCGAGCTGTGCGGCGCCTTCGGCCAGACGGTCGGCATAGAAGAAGAGCAGGATGCCCTGCACGGTCAGCATATGGGTGCAGATGCGCATATAGTTGCGCGGCCCCTGGAGTTGGACATCGGTGTAGCCCGACGCCATCGCGCCGCAGATCAGGATGCGTCCGCGCGGGGCCATGTGAAGCAGCAGGGTGTCGAGCATGTCACCGCCGACATTGTCGAAATAGGCA
This portion of the Azospirillum sp. B510 genome encodes:
- a CDS encoding SDR family oxidoreductase, which produces MTPPVTNRPAVLVTGVSSGIGQAIAEDLMRHGYRVFGSVRRSPDADELRATWGEAFTPLLFDVTDAAAVEQSVAVVEAALDGRGLKGLVNNAGVSFAGPLQHQSLDEIRQTFEVNLFGLLGVTRAFLPLLGARHGARHPPGRIVNIGSVSGAITVPFMAAYAGSKHAVEAVTQGLRRELKIYGIEVSAIEPGFIRSRLFEKSAASKPLERYGDTDYAEIWHRFNQSLSKQEDAAKPASLVTRAVLHAIESPKPRTRYPLDSIWHVGRYLPDRVFDRLIFKALGIDRLMRPKLGGTE